The Arachis ipaensis cultivar K30076 chromosome B03, Araip1.1, whole genome shotgun sequence region GCGAGCCTTATCCGCGTCGCTAGCCTCCTGCGACAACTGGTTTTCAAATGAAGCAGAATCCTTGTTCCAGCTCCAGTATACACCTGACTTCGTTAGGCTTGGATCGCTCACAACCTATACAGTAACAGTGGCATTCAATTATATGATATTATATTATAATAATCtccatgtatttttttttatagtatCTCCAAATCCGGTAANNNNNNNNNNNNNNNNNNNNNNNNNNNNNNNNNNNNNNNNNNNNNNNNNNNNNNNNNNNNNNNNNNNNNNNNNNNNNNNNNNNNNNNNNNNNNNNNNNNNNNNNNNNNNNNNNNNNNNNNNNNNNNNNNNNNNNNNNNNNNNNNNNNNNNNNNNNNNNNNNNNNNNNNNNNNNNNNNNNNNNNNNNNNNNNNNNNNNNNNNNNNNNNNNNNNNNNNNNNNNNNNNNNNNNNNNNNNNNNNNNNNNNNNNNNNNNNNNNNNNNNNNNNNNNNNNNNNNNNNNNNNNNNNNNNNNNNNNNNNNNNNNNNNNNNNNNNNNNNNNNNNNNNNNNNNNNNNNNNNNNNNNNNNNNNNNNNNNNNNNNNNNNNNNNNNNNNNNNNNNNNNNNctttttaaatttatttttataaatacaaaataaatataataaaaatttaaatttttatatttttaataaaaattttcaacttATAATTTTAACATGTGTCTTTAAGATACAAGTAAATAGCAAAATCTTAATTATTATTACCTGTGCAAGTCTCTTTCCTGCCTCATCTTCTGAGACAAACCCTTTGGTAATGAACTTTTGGAATGGAGGGAAGAGAAGCCTGAAGAGGGGAATGTGCTCTCTAAACAAGCCAGTTGTGGCAATGCAACCAGGGTAAAGGGAAGCGAATGTGATTCCAGTTTCCTCATGGTATCTTCGGTGGAATTCTTGCATGGTGAGCATGTTGCAGACTTTGCTGTCCTTATACGCCTTTGCACCATCAAAATCTCCGCCATCTATCATGGATGAAGTGTTCAGCCCATTCAAGCCTCCAGCCAGTCCCCTCATGTCCCCCAGGTTTGCCTTCGGAGGCACGTTTCCCGCCAATGTGTTCGTGTTTCCTGTTCAATCATATGCAAAATTAGGGTACTAAAATTATTGAACAGGACAAAAGatatttttgacaaaaaataaaaatacttttgaATGTATGACTAAAATAAGACGAAAGTAAAATGTTTGAGATAAAACTAGGACTTAAACATTATGAACAAAATTAGGACTTAATTCATATGTTACGGACCAAAACATATTTTTATCAACAAACCTGTAATTGAGCCAACAATGATCATGCGCTTGGATGGATAGTCAGATTTGTTCAAGTCGTCGAGCAATAGTCGCGAAAGGAGGAAATGTCCGAGATGGTTAGTCCCTACGCTGAGTTCAAATCCTTCGGCTGTGTAAGTAGGTTCCTTAGCAGTTGGCAAGTAAACTGCAGCATTACAGACCAGCACATCTAACGGCCTCTCAGAACGCCTGAAGTTATCGACGAACTGACGGATGCTGTCAAGAGATGCAAGATCCAAATGCAtgatggagtagttctctttggCAATGCCGGCAGATTTCGCGGCTCTTTCGGCTTTTAGGAAGTCCCTGCAGGCCATTACGACATGCCATTTTCCTGTCTCGGCCAATGCCTTAGCAGTCGCAAGGCCGAGTCCGGACGAAGCTCCTGTGATCACAACACTGCCCTTCCTCAATGTTTTCTTGCCACCTGGTGCAGCCGCCTTCACGGCCGGCGCCTCGGTAGCCACTGTCTGAGCTCTCACTGCTCCAAACTTTTTGTGAAATTCCCTCTGATGTAGAAAGCAGAACAGTAAATTAATTAATTGGCCAAGAATACGGACAGGGATTCAGGGAAATACAAAAATATTGTGGTAAAATTATAGCTTACTATAATCCTTAATGATGAACATTGAACAACAAGATTAATCAGAAACCAATGGGTTCTCAACTTTTGAATCTCTTGAAGATAAATTAGATTATGGCATTGTAGTGAAGATATTATCGATATCCTCTCTTAAATAATTCTAGTTAAATATCTCAATTCTCAATATACTTCCTCCGGAACCAATTAAATAATTGTTCATTGCGTTAAAAAATCAACATACTTAGACATAAATTAAGTATATACGTACACTTATACGGGTTTTTAATGTAGTACTTTGTTCAAACAAGAGTTATTTAGAATTAGAGCTAGAGAAAGTAACTAATATCTTTGGAAACTGAAAAAAATTCAATGGCATAATATTagaaaaaataacacaaaaaagCTTATGATGAGAGTACGAGACTACCTTAGACCTCAATGCAGAGGAGGTTAAGTCACTTTTGACAGTGTCTGAAAATGAAAGACCAAACAATGTGGTGTCTCTAAGTGATGCGCTAGACTTTCCCTGCAAACGCAAAGAACATCATTTTCCGAACTGAAAAATTGGGAAAATTATATAAGATGATCTGCACTGAGAAATTGAAGCAAACCTCTTTAGTAATGGAGAAACAAGCGGGAACCAAGGAAGCAGCCTGAAGAGCCATTTGGAACTTGTAATTTGTTCTGCGAAGACCCAAGAGTATTACAATTATAATTTGGTTATAGTGAGAAATATGAATATCTTGTCACGTGAATTTATAATGCAAAGTGCCTCTTTGGATATGAAAAGGATAAGATAATTTTCAGCATGTGCACTTGCCATGTCACTTGAAACCAACCAATGAGGTTTTgtgttttagattttattatattaatattaaatataaattaattttaattaattttaatttcttattttaattatataaaatatttaaaatatttttattttaataaataataatatatattattattaaatttattttagagaAAATTTTATTCTCCTATCTTCTCCTAAGAGAAACTAAAATGACATTTTCTTCTTTGTCTGTTTGTAAAATGGTGAATGCTATGGTGCCTATTACTTTGTACCTAAGTTACTAAAGAAGGTaagtaaataatatttaataaattttacatgATTTACATTTTActttaaacattttattttttactttaagaGGGAAGTTAGGCAATTTAGGCACCATAACAAAGGCACCATAGAACTCACCTTGTAAAATATACattctctttttttataatttttaaaaaacctcctctttaatctattttaatttttttatgttaactaatgttaacttcatcaattttttttttaaaaaataaattattttctacaaaaataccctttagcaaaaattttatttttttgtcattaaattttgtTTACTAAAatactctttattttttattaattaaattatatttttatcaaaatattttttaaaaaatttaataaataaattattttttctaaaatatccttcaataattttttaattattaaattgtgattttactaaaatttttgttaataattatttttaaacatGCTAATATGTAATGGTATTTAGATGtatctaaaatttattttttattttttattaagacacaatGGAACACGATAAATATGTGTGTCAGATGAAGATCATATGTATCAAACGaatatcaataaatattatatctaaagaataaattaccatttgtactcaTACAAGATACAGACGCTGACAAATGTACtcatataaaaataaaacgacaattgtaaCCACGGCAGATAGCCTCCGTGTGCTAAGAGTACCCAGACGTTAGTTACGTAATTGGTCCGTTAAGGTACTTTTGACACACAAAAGTCATTTTTTGTAGTTATAATTATCATTTTATTCTTATATAAGTACATTTATCAGTCTCTATATTTTTTATGGATATAAATAGTAATTTATTCTATATCTAAAATATGACAATTAAGCAAAGTATTTGTGTTCTTTATAGGATGTGAATATCAACGTTCGAAAAGGATTGGGGAATGGGCTTACATTTTCGATTGAGAGTTCAAggtgaaaaagagagagaaagaaaaaaaaaaaaaaaagacaattcttctttttcaatttataagAAGGATGTTGTAGCTTGTAATTTTGTATTACATGTTCTGAAATTTCGGAGAACCATGTGCCTCTGTCTCTTTCAAGCAACTGTTAATTTGCTAGTTAAATCCGTTAAACTTGGCTCAACCAAGGTACTAGATTATTGAGTCactgaaccaaatgaaccaaatttaattaattaacacaagtgtctaacaaaataaaataaaaaaacacgtAGTGTGACTCAATTTTGAACATGCATACAATACAGATTATTAATATAAAACCATAATTTAGGTATAAGAGGTGATATAAATTAATGGATTttccttaattttattttttactgttttattattttttctttattcctctcaaaataatttttgacaaTCAATATGTGACGATAAAATTACTTATTTTATgaatatttgtttaaaaaaatacatCAAATAAAAAGACAATCATAATGTTTCatttaaattttactttttaGATTTTAACAAGAGGTATTGACCAAATTTATATTATTGATCTCAATTTTAAGAGtaaatgattttttttgttggttgtttttagaatttagagATCATTATTCAATAACAGTGTAAAAAAAACAATTATAAAAAGTAAGAAGTAAGAAAAAAtaagtataaaaaataaaaaactaaaaattataaaatttatattaaaatgtgtaaaaattgacaagaatttgaattaaaataaaagaatttaaataacagaaaaaatagaattaaaatgacTAAAAAAATAGAGTCTTCCAATACTTACATGGAATTGTGACTTATGTTTCCATACGCTAGTGTAACTAGGAGTTTTTAGAATGAGTGTGTGAATGAATAGAAGGgaatttttgtttttgatattggAGTGGTAATGGTATTTTTTTGAAATGTGAATTGTTCGGGTGTTATTCTCAAATATGAAATCGTTTAATTAGAGAAGTAGAAATCAAACCGTCCAATTTGTTAgaggtacagaaatcggaccgtccgatttgtaaaAGGTACAGAAATTGGACCATCTGATTTGtgttaaacaaattaaaaagttGAGATACAGAAATCGGATTCTCCAATTTATGTACTTTCTACAATTTTAAAAACACCAAAAATGACAGTGTTATGGTATATCACTCATTTTACTTCCATATAAAAAAAGAGCCAATGAAAGCTTCTCTAGTTTATTGAAACTAATCCTATTCACATGAAAAAAAATCTAAGATAATTGATATAACTTTAGACTTCAAGTAAATTTACATTTCAAGTAATCTTG contains the following coding sequences:
- the LOC107630085 gene encoding protochlorophyllide reductase, chloroplastic — encoded protein: MALQAASLVPACFSITKEGKSSASLRDTTLFGLSFSDTVKSDLTSSALRSKREFHKKFGAVRAQTVATEAPAVKAAAPGGKKTLRKGSVVITGASSGLGLATAKALAETGKWHVVMACRDFLKAERAAKSAGIAKENYSIMHLDLASLDSIRQFVDNFRRSERPLDVLVCNAAVYLPTAKEPTYTAEGFELSVGTNHLGHFLLSRLLLDDLNKSDYPSKRMIIVGSITGNTNTLAGNVPPKANLGDMRGLAGGLNGLNTSSMIDGGDFDGAKAYKDSKVCNMLTMQEFHRRYHEETGITFASLYPGCIATTGLFREHIPLFRLLFPPFQKFITKGFVSEDEAGKRLAQVVSDPSLTKSGVYWSWNKDSASFENQLSQEASDADKARKVWEISEKLVGLA